One Ricinus communis isolate WT05 ecotype wild-type chromosome 2, ASM1957865v1, whole genome shotgun sequence DNA segment encodes these proteins:
- the LOC112533943 gene encoding rho GTPase-activating protein REN1 yields MREAILETFPEPNRRLLQRILLMMQNVASHKAENRMSTSAVAACMAPLLLRPLLAGDCEIENDFDVGGDGSMQLLQAAAAANHAQAIVITLLEEYDKIFNVSLTSLSLI; encoded by the exons ATGCGAGAAGCAATATTAGAAACCTTTCCTGAGCCAAATCGTCGCTTATTGCAAAG AATTCTATTGATGATGCAAAATGTGGCTTCTCACAAAGCAGAGAATCGGATGAGCACTTCAGCTGTTGCTGCTTGTATGGCACCCTTACTTCTTCGTCCCCTTCTAGCTGGTGATtgtgaaattgaaaatgattttGATGTGGGTGGTGATGGTTCCATGCAACTTCTGCAAGCAGCTGCTGCAGCTAATCATGCCCAAGCCATTGTCATAACTCTATTGGAAGAGTATGATAAGATTTTTAATGTAAGCCTTACTTCTCTCtctttaatttga
- the LOC8268397 gene encoding mitochondrial uncoupling protein 5: protein MGAKSFVEGGVASIVAGCSTHPLDLIKVRMQLQGENLPKSQVHNLRPAFAFNSTASAAIHVASPPPRVGPVSVGIRIFQTEGVAALFSGVSATVLRQTLYSTTRMGLYDILKQKWTRPDTGNMPLVSKITAGLIAGGIGAAVGNPADVAMVRMQADGRLPPAQRRNYNGVLDAITRMSKQEGITSLWRGSSLTVNRAMIVTASQLASYDQIKEAILEKGVMRDGLGTHVTASFAAGFVAAVASNPVDVIKTRVMNMNVEAGKAAPYNGAIDCALKTVRAEGLMALYKGFIPTISRQGPFTVVLFVTLEQVRKLLKDF, encoded by the coding sequence ATGGGTGCAAAAAGTTTTGTTGAAGGTGGTGTAGCATCAATAGTAGCTGGTTGCTCCACTCACCCTTTAGATCTAATAAAGGTCCGTATGCAACTCCAAGGCGAGAACTTGCCAAAATCGCAAGTCCACAACCTCCGTCCTGCTTTTGCTTTCAACTCCACAGCTTCCGCTGCCATTCACGTCGCTTCTCCACCGCCACGCGTCGGTCCTGTCTCCGTTGGCATCCGCATTTTCCAAACAGAAGGTGTCGCCGCATTGTTCTCCGGCGTTTCTGCCACTGTTCTCCGCCAAACACTTTACTCCACCACTCGTATGGGGCTTTACGATATTCTCAAACAGAAATGGACTCGACCAGATACCGGAAACATGCCGCTTGTTAGCAAAATCACCGCCGGTTTAATCGCCGGAGGAATTGGCGCAGCCGTTGGAAACCCCGCCGACGTAGCTATGGTGAGAATGCAAGCCGACGGCCGTCTCCCTCCTGCTCAACGCCGTAACTATAACGGCGTCCTTGACGCCATTACACGAATGTCAAAGCAAGAAGGAATCACCAGCCTGTGGCGCGGGTCTTCCTTAACGGTGAACCGTGCGATGATCGTGACGGCGTCACAATTGGCATCGTACGATCAGATAAAAGAGGCGATTCTGGAGAAGGGTGTGATGAGAGACGGGCTAGGGACACACGTGACGGCGAGCTTTGCCGCAGGGTTTGTGGCGGCTGTGGCGTCAAATCCTGTGGATGTGATAAAAACTAGGGTCATGAATATGAATGTGGAGGCAGGGAAGGCTGCCCCTTATAATGGAGCAATTGACTGTGCTTTGAAGACGGTGAGAGCTGAAGGGCTAATGGCTCTATATAAAGGGTTTATCCCTACCATTTCAAGACAGGGGCCTTTTACTGTAGTTCTTTTTGTCACACTTGAGCAAGTTAGGAAATTGCTCAAGGATTTTTAA